gttaacaaattaattatgaagaaaatatctctaatattaataaaaacagagGTAGAATACTTTTAAGCTAGATAGAGTGAAAGCAGGCAACCTTCTTATACTGTATCTTTCATGTTCCCACGCAAGTGTATCACTGCCAAGATTTATCTTTTTATGAATGATTTTCAGTCCATTTTctcctaaattattattaagttcctagaatagtaatatataaataaacataacaacaataacaccatattatagactaaaaaaattacattcataaaatttCCCATTTTGCTGTCGTCCTTGGGTGGTTTTGAAACAtgagcaaaaatatttttatcgctACCCAATGAgtctaaacataatacaaatgaCACATCCTaagacaaaaacaatattttatattcattaaaatattttaataggaaatttaagcatattttatgattacttGTAATGTATTGGATTTTTCCATTTGTTGTTCAATCCAGTTTTTAGATCCTAGATAGTTAAGCTTACCACCACCGCTCAAAATGAACATGACATTATACTTCGGTCGATTTTTCTCTGCATATACTCGACTAAGTATTTTGGCCAAAAGTAAAAGTATGGCAGCTCCTGAACCATTACTATCAGCACCATATGATAACTCCTAGATTAAATCattcatatataaaatttttacatggaaatatttgataattatttatttactattacaaataatatattcaaaattaaatactgatTGCTTACCGGAGCCAAACCAAAACTGTCATAATGAGCAACAATCAAAATACTGGGTAACTTATCTTGAAACCCGTATCCAATCAATTGACcctaataaaatagaaatttagtATAGCAACAATGTTTACGTAAgactaaatgtatacattgaaTAGCTTACCTGAATCGTTGATATGGCAATATTCTGCTGCAAAACTGGTTTATTAGCTGATACTACTATTTGATATCCATTTGCAGAAACCGAATTAATGAAagctaataagaaaaaataaatggtatttagaaattatagtttaaaatatttcatgtttgACACCTTTGGCTGCAGAACTTGCATTTTCATCGATAATTTTACTGTCAGCCAAATCGTTCATTAAGTCGTTGACTTCAGTAGACCAATTTATCATGTATATCGGTATGGAAGTATCAGACGATAAAATAGTCTGTTCTATTTCTATCATTCTCTGAAATAAAGTATGacgatttatacataaatctcTATAGGGCTAGGTTTACGCCAAGACATGGTCCTTGTTCTATTGACTAGGcatctaataagtaataaaagaaGTAATTTTAAGACAATATCTCACGTTCTGTTGATCTCGAGTATGCGGCGTGGGCGGTACAACCAACACTAAAGCGCCCGATCCGGATGATATTTGTTCATACGCTTCTGTCGTGAAATTGTCCATCAGAACAAACACACAGTGCCTGGATCGACTGCTCCAAGTCTTCAACGATCTGGCCTCCAAGTTGATTATACTGCTTTTGGAACCTGttgaaaataaacgaaatCAGAATTATCGAACCGATCGATGAGGTCCACAGTGTAGGTTTTGGTACTCAACCGTATGTGGCGCCTTGCAGACTGTACTGTTGGGCGCGGTACACTGTAAACTCGTGTGCAGCGTTCGCCGGGCACACCGGACTCATAACCAACAGCAACGGGATGGCGATCAATAGGTACATTGGGAAGCCGGTTTTCAGTATTTCAGAAAACTCGTCAGATTCCCCCAACATCGTCGttcttgtaataatattctataataggtacttgtgttgattaagtatttgaatatGTTCGGCGAGGTGAAacacgacaataataatactatttggtAAGTACTTAACGTAGGCGatagaaaaataacttttttaaaacagcGATCAAAACGGAACGCCAATCGGTACGATTGACGACGggtaaactaattaaatcGAACCGAAATATTCGATTCGACGAACGGTGAAACACGCCGGCGAACGGTAGTGCTACTTCGTACTCGTTTTCGACATGTACGGTACGCGGAGAACGGATATAGCTCGCTGCAGCGCACCCGTTGGATCGTGTCTTATCACACTCGCAGATAACGGGCTCACGCGTTCGTTGGGTTGCCTGTGCGCCGTACGACAttagataaacataataatatttggaacagaaaaaaaagtttgaaaatgcAGAAATTTTATGTTTCGGTGAATGAAAatctctaataaaaaaaatcacaatgaTAACAACACTATACGATATGTAAGTTTTGTGTGGAaaacttttacaaaaaaagtaggcaagtgggtaccgttctgctgtacattaggcgTCGAGTGCCCCGATcactattttatgtatttgaatttaattatattataagattattgcaaacgaaaaacgatttttagcGAAGACGGTCTGTcagcttataatttatatcactagacactaagaatatttaaagattatacattttttttgattaatctatattcatttgttttatacttcTAGTATGTTAGTAGgattttcctaaaaatattatatttattatattattagtaggactcggattttaaagcacaataagcaactaaaaaagcaaaaatgaagcatgtttatatttttttaaaaaaagggcaaaaaaattaccaaaaattaacattttatttccgTTTATGAATAGGGTTTTCTATGATTTTTTACTCTACCTCTTTGTTCACAATTTTTCGGCAAGTAGTTtctgtatttaatttcaatgttgatattagtatataataatattctatttattatttatatgtatataatagttatacatatttaaatcataaacataataatattgtaatgtaatagttattatatacttatatatgtatgaagtTGGGTGATCAAAGCTAGGCGATGACTGATGAAATTTTTGcacaacaaaatatgataaaattgtttgtgtatTAGGttgcattttattaagttttaggAGTATCGTATCAAATCATTTTCACTCGAACCAGTCGAatctatgatttaaatataccacggaaaaaaattgttttttgtcataaaatattgaaatgtattataggtTGTTGTATAAGTAGCCTCATTCATACCTACTCGTTAATAATGGACtagtaattatgatttatagtaCAACTTTTCCGTGATGAAATGTGTAGTTACATGTGCCATCACACAGACTATCCTCCACGTTTAGACATCCAAAAATTGCAACGGTGTACAGACTATGAGATTTGACTGGGAGTGATAATCAGACACTCATCTTGAGTGTCACGTCAATGCACGGTGCCAGGTGTCTCACCAACCACCATGGATTTCTGACACGGTAAACATGCCGTCGCTTGAGTAGTTATGTCCGagcaaaaattttttacatcAGTTTTATCCTTATGGTTTATTCTTTGCTCGCCGTTTAGGACGGCCACCACTGAAGCACAATTGCATAGCTTAGATAGCCGATAGCTAGAT
The DNA window shown above is from Aphis gossypii isolate Hap1 chromosome 2, ASM2018417v2, whole genome shotgun sequence and carries:
- the LOC114130700 gene encoding nicalin, which codes for MLGESDEFSEILKTGFPMYLLIAIPLLLVMSPVCPANAAHEFTVYRAQQYSLQGATYGSKSSIINLEARSLKTWSSRSRHCVFVLMDNFTTEAYEQISSGSGALVLVVPPTPHTRDQQNRMIEIEQTILSSDTSIPIYMINWSTEVNDLMNDLADSKIIDENASSAAKAFINSVSANGYQIVVSANKPVLQQNIAISTIQGQLIGYGFQDKLPSILIVAHYDSFGLAPELSYGADSNGSGAAILLLLAKILSRVYAEKNRPKYNVMFILSGGGKLNYLGSKNWIEQQMEKSNTLQDVSFVLCLDSLGSDKNIFAHVSKPPKDDSKMGNFMNELNNNLGENGLKIIHKKINLGSDTLAWEHERYSIRRLPAFTLSSLKSHKNSSRRSILDTSETLDSKIVYRNAQIILKSLVAHLYDYNTSETPKVNVDFESLRSSLDLLVLQPRSTQMIAQKNHPLVDNLFSLMSKYLKDVNVSHLTADKVDPQFSFYTVTKATLQVYSVKPAVFDLILTLAIAVYLTMVYFFIQFVPIVYDLYIGTSKPEPVVSLPKKNNRKEKQR